One window from the genome of Cryptococcus neoformans var. neoformans JEC21 chromosome 12 sequence encodes:
- a CDS encoding U6 snRNA binding protein, putative, with translation MSSRGGRGGARGGGNQGGERKKRESILNLAQFVDKSIRVKFMGGREATGILKGYDQLMNLVMDDVVEEYEDGRPTRSLGLVVLRGPNIVLVSPTDGSSEIENPFQQ, from the exons ATGTCTTCAAGA GGTGGCCGAGGCGGAGctcgtggtggtggtaacCAAGGAGGTGAACGCAAGAAGCGAGAATCAATTCTCAACTTGGCTCAGTTTGTCGACAAGAGTATCAGAGTTAAATTTATGGGTGGACGAGAAG CTACTGGTATCTTGAAAGGCTATGACCAACTTATGAACTTGGTCATGGATGATGTAGTTGAGGAGTATGAGG ATGGCCGACCTACACGAAGTCTTGGATTAGTCGTTCTCCGTGGCCCCAATATTGTCCTTGTTAGCCCAACGGACGGATCATCAG AAATCGAAAACCCTTTCCAACAGTAA
- a CDS encoding expressed protein — MSTDQVDVSFKVLSLLSKERAVYGLRNGDHERYRRHCSNKVHRLRQVTGTTCGKKTYKAPSKIEVESVKDVRQLQLLLFLAERALAHSHELKKNKNHSKKDQLSWLRQAFKVSTQLYFLVQSLSASSSDLPGRVDAKTLGEITIYHLTIRSELSFEKSNWIESLTDLACRRKLLTTLGEGAKDSYDEALANEFIDSHDPLIRYCAYKLGRAESHDIEGVMADIEPEVLEEALPGMSQLLESLRTETGVEEMEEGRRKLEDVEFAGEKVELRNAEIVGVMVRVQDALSKLGDGKSKGARGMKRWDRVLSVLGEAEGVARKLLEDNEANGASSSLRSTRTAQSLALAHQYIIYLLLTHRIRRDLALVETLSSSPVPKDPTQFKVQGGKAKLEEAVKTLGAVVKLYGTMLQSLKQAAELSVVQEKEGVRSGVEGLEAYFHAIRCYNLARLHCIHPDPSYSSAVQLLSNASLSLRQAQDFLASPVDEPIVSVPAEDLSSLSKNISALEKASKRGLFGRSVEKPVFFDMAFNYIDLPIDELQRLAGNGEKVQVATVKTQEKEVEIKPVENMKKSRDSRETTPAVDSQEEKQEGKKGWLGGWFGRK; from the exons ATGTCTACGGATCAAGTCGACGTCTCATTCAAGG TCCTCAGTCTCCTTAGCAAAGAGCGCGCCGTCTACGGCTTGCGAAATGGTGACCATGAGCGATACAG ACGACACTGCTCCAACAAGGTCCATCGACTTCGCCAAGTTACCGGTACCACTTGTGGGAAAAAGACATACAAGGCGCCTTCCAAAATAGAAGTCGAGAGCGTCAAGGATGTTCG TCAACTTCAGCTGTTGTTATTCTTAGCCGAACGAGCTCTCGCTCACTCTCACGAGCTtaaaaagaacaaaaacCATTCAAAGAAGGACCAGCTCTCTTGGCTCAGACAAGCCTTCAAAGTCTCTACCCAGCTCTACTTTTTGGTCCAATCTCTTTCCGCGTCATCCTCAGACCTTCCCGGTCGCGTGGATGCTAAGACTCTCGGGGAGATCACTATCTACCATCTCACCATCCGTTCGGAATTGTCATTTGAAAAGTCTAACTGGATCGAGTCGCTCACCGACCTTGCCTGCCGCCGAAAGCTGCTCACGACTCTTGGAGAAGGCGCCAAGGACTCTTATGATGAAGCTCTTGCCAATGAGTTTATCGACTCCCACGATCCTTTGATTAGGTATTGCGCCTACAAGCTCGGTCGAGCGGAGTCTCACGATATTGAAGGTGTCATGGCCGATATCGAGCCCGAAGTCCTCGAGGAGGCTCTTCCTGGGATGTCGCAGCTTCTTGAAAGTTTGAGGACGGAGACTGGtgtggaggagatggaggaaggtAGGAGAAAGCTGGAGGATGTCGAGTTTGCAGGTGAAAAAGTCGAGTTGCGAAATGCGGAGATTGTAGGTGTGATGGTGCGTGTGCAGGATGCGCTCTCCAAATTGGGCGATGGTAAAAGTAAAGGTGCTAGGGGTATGAAGCGATGGGATCGCGTTCTTAGTGTGCTTGGAGAGGCTGAGGGCGTTGCTCGAAAATTGCTCGAGGATAACGAAGCCAACGgtgcctcttcttcccttcgaTCAACGAGAACCGCGCAGTCCCTCGCCCTTGCCCACCAGTACATTATCTATCTCCTCCTTACCCACCGGATCCGTCGAGATCTTGCTTTGGTAGAAaccctttcctcatctcctgtGCCCAAAGACCCGACTCAGTTTAAGGTACAGGGCGGAAAGGCtaagttggaagaggctgTTAAGACTCTTGGAGCGGTTGTCAAGCTTTATGGCACTATGTTGCAGAGCCTGAAACAGGCGGCCGAGCTCAGTGTGGTtcaagagaaggagggtgtGAGAAGCGGTGTTGAGGGGCTGGAAGCCTACTTCCATGCCATCAG ATGCTACAACCTCGCTCGTTTACATTGCATCCACCCCGACCCTTCATACTCTTCCGCTGTTCAGCTCCTCTCCAAtgcttccctctctcttcgtcaagctcaagattTCCTCGCTTCTCCCGTCGACGAACCTATCGTCTCCGTCCCTGCCGAAgacctttcttctctctccaagAACATCAGCGCCCTCGAAAAGGCTTCCAAGAGGGGACTCTTCGGCCGGTCTGTTGAAAAGCCCGTCTTTTTCGATATGGCTTTCAACTATATTGACCTCCCTATTGATGAACTGCAGCGCTTGGCGGGTAATGGAGAAAAGGTACAGGTGGCTACTGTAAAGAcgcaagagaaggaggtggagataAAGCCTGTGGAGaatatgaagaagagcagagaTAGCAGGGAGACAACTCCTGCGGTGGATagtcaagaagagaagcaggagggcaagaagggctGGTTGGGCGGTTGGTTCGGAAGAAAGTag
- a CDS encoding cytoplasm protein, putative yields the protein MSAPASYLEHHEPLATELHPISDATLTVRVIKSFEFRTQKSVVLKNLDLRTLTVEALMNLVREEVKKGAGFKPYRNLVLDTMKLYTVAHGHKTQNLIINLDHDEWILDPSKTLEEVGAQNETELSFFNREAYEKFKLDPEVKWD from the exons ATGTCCGCCCCTGCATCCTACCTTGAACATCATGAACCGCTCGCCACAGAGCTTCACCCCATCTCAGACGCTACCCTCACCGTCCGCGTCATCAAGAGCTTCGAGTTCCGTACTCAGAAGAGTGTTGTTTTGAAGAACTTGGATCTCAGGACGTTGACTGTTGAGGCTTTAATGAATCTCGTTAGGGAAG AGGTCAAGAAAGGTGCTGGGTTCAAGCCTTACAGAAACCTTGTCCTTG ACACAATGAAGCTCTACACTGTTGCCCATGGCCACAAG ACACAAAATCTTATCATTAACCTCGACCACGATGAGTGGATCTTAGATCCTAGCAAGACCCTCGAGGAGGTTGGTGCTC AAAATGAGACTGAATTGTCGTTCTTCAACCGAGAGGCGTATGAGAAGTTCAAGCTTGACCCCGAG GTTAAATGGGACTAA